A genomic segment from Geitlerinema sp. PCC 7407 encodes:
- the glp gene encoding gephyrin-like molybdotransferase Glp translates to MLSVYEAETRIQAQIQPFSAENDQERVPLLQAAGRVLAMPVQSGLDFPHWDNASMDGYAVRHEDLATVPVTLTIGEEIPAGYQPQQVVAAGQAARILTGSMMPAGADTVVMQENTERSGDRVTILRAPEPQANVRHRGAFARAGAPLLAAGLVLNGPEIAVLAAAQCVQVPVFRRPRVAILSTGSELVSPEQPLAPGQIVDSNQYALAALVAQSGGEALPLGIVPDQPEALRAAMAGAIAQADVVISSGGVSVGDYDYIDGLLAELGGTIHVQSVAIKPGKPLTVATFGRSGQRPVLYFGLPGNPVSSLMSFWRFVQPAIRRLGGQARGWEPVFVTGRSRQDLRGGGQRETYLWGRLTLVGGAYEFELAGGGHSSGNLINLAATNALAVVPVGQTLVPAGEPTRILQVGAVFPG, encoded by the coding sequence ATGTTGTCAGTTTACGAGGCAGAAACGAGAATTCAGGCGCAAATTCAGCCATTTAGCGCAGAAAACGACCAGGAACGGGTGCCCCTCCTGCAAGCTGCGGGCCGCGTACTAGCCATGCCGGTCCAAAGCGGGCTGGACTTTCCCCACTGGGACAACGCCTCAATGGACGGCTACGCCGTTCGCCACGAGGACTTGGCGACGGTGCCGGTGACGCTGACGATCGGGGAGGAGATCCCGGCGGGGTACCAGCCTCAGCAAGTCGTGGCGGCGGGGCAGGCGGCCCGGATCCTGACGGGCTCGATGATGCCAGCGGGGGCTGACACGGTGGTGATGCAGGAGAACACGGAGCGATCGGGCGATCGCGTGACGATTTTGCGGGCTCCTGAGCCCCAGGCCAATGTGCGCCACCGGGGAGCCTTTGCGCGGGCAGGAGCGCCCCTGCTGGCGGCGGGCCTCGTGCTCAACGGCCCCGAAATCGCGGTGCTGGCGGCGGCCCAGTGCGTCCAGGTGCCGGTGTTTCGGCGGCCTCGGGTGGCGATCCTGTCGACGGGCAGCGAGCTGGTGTCGCCCGAGCAGCCCCTGGCGCCGGGCCAGATCGTGGACTCCAATCAGTACGCCTTGGCGGCGCTGGTGGCCCAGTCGGGGGGCGAAGCCCTGCCCCTAGGCATCGTGCCGGATCAGCCGGAGGCGCTGCGGGCGGCGATGGCAGGAGCGATCGCCCAAGCAGACGTGGTGATCTCCTCGGGGGGCGTCTCCGTCGGAGACTACGACTACATTGACGGCCTGCTGGCGGAGCTGGGCGGGACGATCCATGTGCAGTCGGTGGCGATCAAGCCCGGTAAGCCGCTGACGGTGGCGACTTTTGGGCGATCGGGCCAGCGACCGGTGCTGTACTTTGGCCTACCCGGCAATCCGGTGTCGTCACTGATGAGCTTCTGGCGCTTTGTGCAGCCCGCGATTCGCCGCCTCGGGGGCCAAGCCCGGGGCTGGGAGCCCGTCTTTGTCACGGGGCGATCGCGCCAAGACCTGCGCGGGGGCGGCCAGCGCGAAACCTACCTATGGGGACGGCTGACCCTGGTGGGCGGGGCCTACGAGTTCGAGCTGGCGGGCGGCGGCCACAGCTCGGGCAACTTGATCAACCTGGCCGCGACCAATGCCCTGGCCGTGGTGCCCGTCGGCCAAACGTTGGTGCCCGCCGGTGAGCCCACCCGGATTTTGCAGGTGGGGGCCGTGTTCCCAGGCTAG
- a CDS encoding glycosyltransferase family 39 protein, which produces MSRTLLWRSPDVLFLAVVWALSAVLDRLWFVVDRDVPTWDPADYLTGALNYWHALQTPQWFDGSWWASLWQLTSKVPPLTYLATVPFLNLFGTGLESATLLNLFLSAVLLASVYTLGAHLFSPVVGRWAAVISLLMPGLYQVRLNFLTDYPLVVTVTLCFTLLTLGRSSQRWHGWPWAVAWGAALGLALLVKQTAIFFLLVPLASPLGTREGPSQRWRRRSQGLVGAIAAIAVAGPWYRTNWLLVLTSGKRATVDSAIAEGDPSLLSLDAWTYYGRILPYQVSWPLLLVPLVGLLVFGGWAIARQIRAGNITLSKGKWHLPAPLAQEWPRVAWLLRFLLGAYILCSLNVNKDGRYTLAMLPVLSVLLAYGLTLLPVRWRSLSHWTAALGLLLLVLNVFPVGGVWGTGLTNFLSPKAQHFADGRIRWPHPAVIQTVTDTEPYLRSTLAVLPSTPGINQHNLNYFGALRDFQVYGRQVGTREKTVAQDLRSLDWFVTKTGDQGSVPQSQALMAEGVRQSPDLWALRNWPLPDGSTLTLHHRRQPAVQVQPLTVGKAAPETSPTFVAAQRTLAQTPERVTLTQIQVPAQAPPGAPVPVTYTWQGPWHHLHHGMVLLTWQRQEAGSRPEQRWLHDHAIALGALHDGRVPPEEQQSAFQVTERLAMLPPPESAPGTYRLVAEYLDRQTGDRYPIQVPPASLVIRPNAASNPAPEVDLVTQFRTLAQGLPQGRAALDSIFEEIGRISQYDPIQDYAAQLATALEARLQQEPNNTAFAYGVALAEAQQRHVPQAIAALERVVALDPTNPNAHAYLAVVNLYDFRAKAARPAIDQALTLAPESPEIHGLSAVAALMRGNLARAWRDGQFALSALEE; this is translated from the coding sequence GTGAGTCGAACGTTGCTCTGGCGATCGCCCGATGTGTTGTTTTTGGCGGTGGTTTGGGCGCTCAGCGCGGTGCTCGATCGCCTGTGGTTTGTGGTCGATCGCGATGTGCCCACCTGGGACCCCGCCGACTACCTGACCGGCGCCCTCAACTACTGGCACGCCCTGCAAACGCCCCAATGGTTTGATGGGAGCTGGTGGGCCTCGCTGTGGCAGCTCACCTCCAAGGTGCCGCCCCTGACCTACTTGGCTACGGTGCCGTTTCTGAACCTGTTTGGGACGGGTCTGGAGTCGGCGACCCTGCTCAACCTCTTTTTGAGCGCGGTGCTGCTGGCCTCGGTGTATACCTTGGGGGCTCACTTGTTTTCGCCGGTGGTGGGGCGGTGGGCAGCGGTGATCAGTTTGCTGATGCCGGGGCTGTACCAGGTGCGGCTGAATTTTTTGACGGACTATCCCTTGGTGGTGACAGTCACGCTGTGCTTCACGCTCCTGACCCTGGGGCGATCGAGTCAGCGCTGGCACGGCTGGCCCTGGGCGGTGGCCTGGGGGGCGGCTCTGGGACTGGCGCTGCTGGTGAAGCAGACGGCGATCTTTTTTTTGCTAGTGCCCCTGGCCAGCCCCCTGGGAACCCGAGAAGGGCCTTCCCAGCGGTGGCGTCGGCGATCTCAGGGACTGGTGGGGGCGATCGCCGCGATCGCGGTGGCGGGGCCTTGGTACCGCACCAACTGGCTGCTGGTTCTCACCTCCGGCAAGCGGGCCACGGTGGATTCGGCGATCGCCGAAGGAGACCCTTCGCTGCTGAGTCTCGATGCCTGGACTTACTACGGGCGAATTTTGCCCTACCAGGTGTCCTGGCCGCTGCTGCTGGTGCCCCTGGTGGGGCTGCTGGTCTTTGGCGGATGGGCGATCGCTCGCCAGATCCGCGCCGGAAATATCACCCTTTCGAAGGGCAAGTGGCATCTGCCCGCGCCCCTGGCCCAGGAGTGGCCCCGGGTAGCCTGGCTGCTGCGCTTTTTGCTGGGCGCCTATATCTTGTGCTCCCTCAACGTCAATAAAGACGGGCGCTACACCTTGGCGATGCTGCCGGTGCTGAGCGTGCTTTTGGCCTATGGCTTGACCCTGCTGCCGGTGCGCTGGCGATCGCTCTCCCACTGGACGGCGGCCCTGGGCCTGCTGCTGCTGGTCCTGAATGTGTTTCCTGTGGGCGGGGTTTGGGGAACGGGCTTGACGAATTTTCTGAGTCCCAAGGCCCAGCACTTCGCGGATGGCCGCATTCGCTGGCCCCACCCGGCGGTGATCCAAACGGTGACCGACACGGAGCCCTACCTGCGCTCGACCCTGGCGGTGCTGCCGTCCACCCCGGGCATCAACCAGCACAATCTCAACTACTTTGGGGCGCTCCGGGACTTCCAGGTCTACGGCCGCCAGGTGGGCACCCGAGAAAAAACCGTGGCCCAGGATTTGCGATCGCTGGATTGGTTTGTGACTAAAACCGGGGACCAGGGCTCTGTGCCGCAGTCTCAGGCGCTGATGGCCGAGGGCGTTCGCCAAAGCCCGGACCTATGGGCGCTCCGGAACTGGCCTCTGCCAGACGGCAGCACGCTGACCCTGCACCACCGCCGCCAGCCTGCGGTTCAGGTGCAGCCCCTGACCGTTGGCAAGGCCGCCCCAGAAACGAGCCCGACCTTTGTTGCGGCCCAGCGGACCCTGGCCCAGACGCCGGAGCGTGTCACCCTGACGCAGATTCAGGTGCCAGCCCAAGCCCCACCAGGCGCGCCGGTGCCGGTGACCTACACCTGGCAAGGCCCCTGGCATCATCTTCACCACGGCATGGTGCTGCTGACCTGGCAGCGCCAAGAGGCCGGTTCGCGCCCCGAGCAGCGCTGGCTCCATGACCACGCGATCGCCCTCGGAGCGCTCCACGATGGCCGGGTACCGCCGGAGGAGCAGCAGAGCGCCTTTCAGGTGACCGAGCGGCTGGCCATGCTGCCGCCCCCGGAGAGCGCGCCGGGGACTTACCGCTTGGTCGCCGAGTACCTCGATCGCCAGACGGGCGATCGCTATCCGATCCAGGTGCCGCCAGCATCGCTGGTGATCCGCCCCAATGCGGCCTCCAACCCCGCGCCGGAGGTCGATTTGGTGACCCAGTTCCGGACGCTGGCCCAGGGCTTGCCCCAAGGACGAGCAGCCCTCGACAGCATCTTTGAAGAAATCGGGCGCATTAGCCAGTACGACCCGATCCAGGACTACGCGGCCCAGCTCGCCACGGCGCTGGAGGCGCGGCTACAGCAGGAGCCAAACAACACGGCTTTTGCCTACGGGGTCGCCCTCGCCGAGGCTCAGCAGCGCCACGTGCCCCAGGCGATCGCCGCCCTAGAGCGCGTCGTCGCCCTCGACCCGACCAACCCCAACGCCCACGCCTATCTGGCGGTGGTCAATCTCTACGATTTCCGGGCCAAGGCTGCCCGCCCAGCGATCGATCAGGCCCTGACCCTGGCACCGGAATCACCAGAAATCCACGGGCTCAGCGCCGTGGCGGCCCTGATGCGCGGCAATCTGGCCCGGGCGTGGCGCGATGGCCAGTTCGCCCTCAGCGCGCTGGAGGAATAG
- the pruA gene encoding L-glutamate gamma-semialdehyde dehydrogenase — protein MVVQVSDPTYEAKTQAIARELLSATREHRSFLAQMRDQMRWDDKLLAWAMGNPGLRVQLFRFIDCLPALGSKPEIARHLQEYLTAEAVELPSALKGLMNFAQADSMPGQVAASTVSAAVEALAHKYIAGATLPQVIKTVERLRKESMAFTIDLLGEAVITEAEAQGYFRRYIELMTALTAAAQHWSPVAALDHAEGDRLPTVQVSVKLTAFDSQFDPLDAAGSEARVGDRLRELLRQAQSVGAAVHFDMEQFVYKDATLRILKNLLLEPEFRQRTDVGLTLQAYLRDSEADLQGLIEWAKERGYPVTVRLVKGAYWDQETIKAAQRDWPLPVYAHKAETDANFERLTQRLLENHDVLYAAIGSHNVRSQAKALAIAETLQIPKRRLECQVLYGMGDKLAKAIAQRGYRVRVYCPYGDLLPGMAYLIRRLLENTANSSFLRQSLEDRPVDELLAPPQVPETGAIAPRHRPGLFANAADTDYAAIAPRQGAQAALQRVRQQLGHTHRPWINGEYRDTEAFFERVNPSRSAEVVGRVGLISVAQAEEAIAAAKAAFPGWRATPATQRAAILRRAADLLAQRRADLNAWMVLEVGKPLREADGEVSEAIDFCRYYADEMERLAAGSAYDLPGETNRYHYQPRGLVVVISPWNFPLAIPLGMTVAALVTGNCALLKPAETSSAIAGQIAQILIEAGIPKGVFQFVPGRGSTVGAHLVQHPDVHMITFTGSQEVGCHIYAEAAKLQPGQQHLKRVVAEMGGKNAIIIDESADLDQAVQGVVQSAFGYSGQKCSACSRVIVLEAVYDSVVQRLIEATRSLKVGPAEDPSTKVGPVIDGAAQQRIQSLIEQGKEQATLALAMAAPEGGFFVGPAIFTDVDPDSSLAQDEIFGPVLAVIRAKTFGEALAIANGTRYALTGGLYSRTPSHIAQAQRDFQVGNLYINRGITGAIVARQPFGGFKLSGVGSKAGGPDYLLQFLEPRAITENIQRQGFAPLEGVD, from the coding sequence TTTGGCCCAGATGCGGGACCAGATGCGCTGGGATGACAAGCTACTGGCCTGGGCGATGGGCAATCCGGGCCTGCGGGTGCAGCTCTTTCGCTTCATTGACTGTCTGCCCGCCCTGGGCAGCAAGCCGGAAATCGCGCGCCACTTGCAGGAGTACCTGACGGCGGAGGCGGTGGAGCTGCCCAGCGCCCTCAAGGGGCTGATGAACTTTGCCCAGGCGGACTCGATGCCGGGTCAGGTGGCCGCGTCGACGGTGTCGGCGGCGGTGGAGGCCCTGGCCCACAAGTACATCGCGGGGGCGACGCTGCCCCAGGTGATCAAGACGGTGGAGCGGCTGCGCAAGGAGTCCATGGCCTTCACGATCGATCTGCTGGGGGAGGCGGTGATCACTGAAGCTGAGGCCCAGGGCTACTTTCGGCGCTACATCGAGCTGATGACGGCTCTGACGGCGGCGGCTCAGCACTGGTCGCCGGTGGCGGCCCTTGACCACGCGGAGGGCGATCGCCTGCCGACGGTCCAGGTGTCGGTGAAGCTGACGGCCTTTGACTCGCAGTTTGATCCGCTGGATGCAGCGGGCAGCGAGGCGCGGGTGGGCGATCGCCTGCGAGAGCTGCTGCGTCAGGCCCAGAGCGTGGGAGCTGCGGTGCACTTCGACATGGAGCAGTTCGTTTACAAAGATGCGACGCTGAGAATTCTCAAAAATCTGCTGCTAGAGCCGGAGTTTCGCCAGCGCACAGACGTGGGCCTGACCCTCCAGGCCTACCTGCGCGACAGCGAAGCCGACTTGCAGGGGCTGATCGAGTGGGCCAAGGAGCGGGGCTATCCGGTGACGGTGCGGCTGGTGAAGGGGGCCTACTGGGACCAGGAAACCATCAAGGCGGCCCAGCGCGACTGGCCGCTGCCGGTGTACGCCCACAAAGCTGAGACGGACGCCAACTTTGAGCGGCTGACCCAGCGGCTGCTGGAGAACCACGACGTCCTCTACGCGGCCATCGGCAGCCACAATGTGCGATCCCAGGCCAAGGCGCTGGCGATCGCCGAAACGCTACAAATCCCGAAGCGCCGCCTGGAGTGTCAGGTGCTCTACGGCATGGGGGACAAGCTGGCCAAGGCGATCGCCCAGCGGGGCTATCGGGTGCGGGTTTACTGCCCCTACGGCGACCTGCTGCCCGGTATGGCCTACCTGATCCGCCGCCTGCTGGAAAATACGGCGAATTCGTCCTTTTTGCGCCAGAGTCTGGAAGATCGGCCCGTGGATGAGCTGCTGGCCCCGCCCCAGGTCCCGGAAACTGGGGCGATCGCCCCCCGCCACCGTCCGGGCCTCTTTGCCAATGCTGCCGACACGGACTACGCGGCGATCGCTCCCCGCCAAGGAGCCCAAGCGGCTCTCCAGCGGGTGCGCCAGCAGCTCGGCCACACCCATCGCCCCTGGATCAACGGCGAATATCGCGACACCGAGGCCTTCTTTGAGCGGGTGAACCCGTCCCGCAGCGCCGAGGTGGTGGGCCGCGTGGGCCTGATCAGCGTGGCCCAGGCCGAAGAGGCGATCGCAGCGGCCAAGGCAGCCTTTCCGGGCTGGCGGGCGACGCCTGCGACCCAGCGCGCCGCCATTTTGCGGCGGGCCGCCGATCTCCTGGCCCAGCGGCGGGCCGATCTGAATGCCTGGATGGTCCTGGAGGTGGGCAAACCCCTGCGGGAAGCCGATGGCGAAGTGTCTGAGGCGATCGACTTTTGTCGCTACTACGCCGACGAAATGGAGCGCCTCGCCGCGGGCAGCGCCTACGATCTGCCGGGGGAAACCAACCGCTACCACTATCAGCCCCGGGGTCTGGTGGTGGTCATCTCCCCCTGGAACTTTCCCCTGGCGATTCCCCTGGGCATGACCGTGGCGGCCCTGGTGACCGGCAACTGCGCCCTGCTCAAGCCCGCCGAAACCTCCTCGGCGATCGCTGGCCAGATCGCCCAGATCCTCATCGAAGCGGGCATCCCCAAGGGGGTGTTTCAGTTCGTGCCGGGTCGGGGCTCCACCGTGGGCGCTCACCTCGTGCAGCACCCCGACGTCCACATGATCACCTTCACCGGCTCCCAGGAGGTGGGCTGCCACATCTACGCCGAGGCGGCCAAGCTCCAGCCCGGCCAGCAGCACCTGAAGCGGGTCGTGGCCGAAATGGGCGGCAAAAACGCCATCATCATCGACGAAAGCGCCGACCTCGACCAGGCCGTCCAGGGGGTGGTGCAGTCGGCCTTTGGCTACAGCGGCCAAAAGTGCTCGGCCTGCTCCCGGGTGATCGTGCTGGAGGCGGTGTACGACAGCGTGGTGCAGCGGCTGATCGAGGCGACGCGATCGCTGAAGGTGGGGCCAGCCGAAGACCCCAGCACCAAAGTCGGCCCGGTCATTGATGGGGCGGCCCAACAGCGCATCCAAAGCTTGATTGAGCAAGGGAAAGAACAAGCCACCCTGGCGCTGGCCATGGCGGCACCGGAGGGCGGCTTTTTTGTCGGGCCGGCCATCTTTACCGACGTTGATCCCGACAGCTCCCTGGCCCAGGACGAAATCTTCGGGCCGGTGCTGGCGGTAATCCGGGCCAAGACCTTTGGGGAGGCCCTGGCGATCGCCAACGGCACGCGCTATGCCCTCACCGGCGGCCTCTATTCGCGCACGCCCTCCCACATTGCCCAGGCTCAGCGAGACTTTCAGGTGGGCAACCTCTATATCAATCGGGGCATCACCGGGGCGATCGTGGCCCGCCAGCCCTTCGGCGGCTTCAAGCTCTCGGGCGTCGGCTCCAAGGCCGGGGGACCCGACTATCTGCTGCAATTCCTCGAACCGCGGGCCATCACCGAGAATATCCAGCGTCAGGGCTTCGCGCCCCTCGAAGGCGTCGATTAG